In a genomic window of Amblyomma americanum isolate KBUSLIRL-KWMA chromosome 4, ASM5285725v1, whole genome shotgun sequence:
- the RpL5 gene encoding ribosomal protein L5: protein MGFVKVVKNKAYFKRFQVKFKRRREGKTDYYARRRLVVQDKNKYNSPKYRMIVRITNRDIICQIAYARIEGDVIVCAAYAHELPRYGVKLGLTNYPAAYCTGLLLARRMLQKFKLDEVYKGCEEATGEDYCVDSEEGQPGAFRCYLDVGLARTTTGARIFGCLKGAVDGGMDIPHSNKRFPGYDNETKEFNADVHRRHIYGLHVAEYMKVLLEEDEEAYKRQFSRYNKIGVTADEIEEIYKKAHAAIRADPSHKPKAPRPDVVKKRWNRAKMTLSERRNRVAQKKASYLKKLEAGDTE from the coding sequence ATGGGATTCGTCAAAGTTGTCAAGAACAAGGCCTACTTCAAGAGGTTTCAAGTCAAGTTCAAGCGAAGGCGAGAGGGTAAGACCGACTATTATGCCCGCCGCAGGCTAGTTGTACAAGACAAGAACAAGTACAACTCGCCCAAGTACCGCATGATTGTCCGCATTACGAACCGCGACATCATCTGCCAGATTGCTTACGCTCGCATCGAGGGAGACGTAATCGTGtgcgccgcctacgctcacgagtTGCCGCGCTACGGTGTCAAGCTAGGCCTAACAAACTATCCTGCCGCCTACTGCACCGGCCTGCTGCTAGCGCGCCGCATGCTGCAGAAGTTCAAGCTCGACGAAGTCTACAAAGGCTGCGAGGAGGCCACGGGCGAGGACTACTGCGTCGACAGCGAGGAGGGTCAGCCTGGCGCCTTCCGCTGCTACCTGGACGTGGGCCTGGCCCGCACCACAACCGGCGCGCGCATCTTCGGCTGCCTGAAGGGGGCCGTCGACGGCGGCATGGACATCCCGCACAGCAACAAGCGCTTCCCGGGATACGACAATGAGACCAAGGAGTTCAACGCTGACGTGCACCGCCGCCACATCTACGGTCTGCACGTGGCCGAGTACATGAAGGTGCTGctcgaggaggacgaggaggcCTACAAGCGGCAGTTCTCCCGCTACAACAAGATTGGCGTGACGGCCGACGAGATCGAAGAGATCTACAAGAAGGCACACGCCGCGATCCGCGCCGACCCGTCGCACAAGCCCAAGGCTCCGCGCCCCGACGTCGTCAAGAAGAGGTGGAACCGCGCCAAGATGACTCTGTCCGAGCGCCGCAACAGGGTCGCCCAGAAGAAGGCTTCCTACCTCAAGAAGCTCGAGGCTGGCGACACCGAGTGA